Genomic DNA from Leptotrichia wadei:
TTACCTGCTCCCTAATTTAGTTCAAAAAACACTCTATATGCCCTATATGTTTCATACAAGTCCGCTTTTGATGAAATTTCAAATAAAGAGTGCATTGATAAAAGCGCTGGTCCTGCATCTATCGTTCTAATTCCGTAGTAAGCCAAAAACTTCGCAACAGTTCCTCCTCCACCTTCATCAACTTTTCCAAATCCACCCGATTGATATTTAATTTCATTTTTATCAAATATCTGTCTTATTTCTTGAATAAACTCAGCATCAGCATCATTTGCCATAGATTTTCCACGGCTTCCAGTATATTTAGCAAATGCCAGTCCATAAGATAACCGTGCCACATTTTCAACATCATGGGCAGATTTAAACACTGGATTCATCGCAGCAGTAACATCTGACGACAAGGCTTTAGAATTCCACAAAGTTTCCCTTAATATCTGATCATTATAGTTTTTTTCTGTAAGTAAAAGCATTTTTCCTACAATATATTCAGGCAATGTTGATTTCAAACTTGTCGAACCTTCACTTCCAATTTCTTCCTTATCTGTCAAATAAATCATAACAGTTTTTTTAGTTTCCTTTATTTCAAGCAAAGCCCTAAGTGAAGTAAATGCACAAATTCTGTCATCTTGTCCATACCCTCCAATCATGCTCTGATCAAGCCCCACATCTCGCAATTTTCCAGCAGGCACAACTTCTAGCTCTGCAGTAAAAAAGTCATCTTCTTCTATTCCATAATCTTTTTTCAATTTATCAAGCACAAACTGTTTTATTTTTTTATTTACATTTTTATCATTTACAGGCATATTCCCAAATAACAATTTTAATTCTTCACCTTTTATTACATCCCTTGCCTTTCTTTCATCCTGCACATTATACGACAAATGCGGCAATATGTCAGGCACACTAAATACAGGCTCATCATCATGCTCTCCAATTGAAAGTGAAACTTTTTCTCCACTTTTTAGAAAAACAACGCCGTGCAATGCCAATGGAGTCGCAGCCCATTGATACTTTTTAATTCCACCATAATAATGTGTATTCAATAGTGCAAATTCTTCATCTTCCATTACTGGATTGGGCTTTAAATCCAGTCTTGGAGAATCCACGTGGGAAACAATCATATTAATCCCGTTTTTTATATCATTTCCGATAATTACCGCAATAATATTTTTATTTCTATTCTTAAAATAGATTTTATCCCCCTTTTTCAATTCACTTTTTTTATTAATATCAATAAATCCATTTTTTATAAGCTCTTTTTCTGTCAGATCCACAAATTCTCGCTCAGTTTTTGCCAAATCTAAATATTTTTTGTAGTCTTCAGCAAATTCAAATATTACTTTTTTTTGTTCATCTGTATAACTTTTCCACAAATTTTCCTTTGTCATTTTACTTCCTTTCCCAAAGTTTCAATTATAATAAAGACATAATAGATATATTCGACAACCTAAGCTTTTTTATTTTATTAAAATCTAATTTTGCGTGGTTATCGAACAGAGCTAATAAATCCAACATTTAAATAAAAAATAACAAAAAAAAACGGTGGCTTGAAAAAATATCCCGAATCAGCCACCTTCTTTCCAAACTAAATTAATTTTTCGATTTATTTAATTTTATTTATCTAAATATCAAATTTACTTAACTTCTTTTAATTTCTTTTCCAATTCTTTTCCAGCTTCTTCATATCCTGGTTTTCCTAATAATGCAAACATATTTTTCTTATATGCTTCTACTCCTGGCTGATCAAATGGATTTACACCTAAAAGGTATCCACTTACTCCACATGCTTTTTCAAAGAAATAGAATGTATACCCCAAATGATAAGGAGTTACTTCAGGAATATTTATCCCCAGGTTAGGTACATTTCCATCAACGTGTGCTAAAATTACTCCATCAGTTGCTTTTTTATTTACATAATCTAATGTTTTTCCAGCAATAAAGTTCAATCCATCAAGATTTTCCTTGTCGCTTTCAATAACAAATTCCACTTCAGGTTTTCCAATAGAAACTACTGTTTCAAAAAATAATCTTTGCCCTTGTTGAATATACTGACCTAATGAGTGTAAATCAGCTGAAAAATCTGCTGAAGTTGGATACAGTCCTTTCCCTTCTTTTCCTTCAGATTCTCCAAATAATTGTTTCCACCATTCTGCCAAATAGTGAACTCTTGGCTCATAATTTACCATTAATTCCAAGTCTTTTCCTTTT
This window encodes:
- a CDS encoding aminopeptidase gives rise to the protein MTKENLWKSYTDEQKKVIFEFAEDYKKYLDLAKTEREFVDLTEKELIKNGFIDINKKSELKKGDKIYFKNRNKNIIAVIIGNDIKNGINMIVSHVDSPRLDLKPNPVMEDEEFALLNTHYYGGIKKYQWAATPLALHGVVFLKSGEKVSLSIGEHDDEPVFSVPDILPHLSYNVQDERKARDVIKGEELKLLFGNMPVNDKNVNKKIKQFVLDKLKKDYGIEEDDFFTAELEVVPAGKLRDVGLDQSMIGGYGQDDRICAFTSLRALLEIKETKKTVMIYLTDKEEIGSEGSTSLKSTLPEYIVGKMLLLTEKNYNDQILRETLWNSKALSSDVTAAMNPVFKSAHDVENVARLSYGLAFAKYTGSRGKSMANDADAEFIQEIRQIFDKNEIKYQSGGFGKVDEGGGGTVAKFLAYYGIRTIDAGPALLSMHSLFEISSKADLYETYRAYRVFFELN